A single genomic interval of Armigeres subalbatus isolate Guangzhou_Male chromosome 1, GZ_Asu_2, whole genome shotgun sequence harbors:
- the LOC134205094 gene encoding uncharacterized protein LOC134205094 has product MTTYSHSTEIRQVQFELDGLVSVLEHDWRTLFYLIPRRIADVEQPAGSYPIKYNGAQESELDNYGKAQNTGRARLLLEEWGTSGRKEERPTLGHLYTLAVKGGLYRAADHIANLLKIPEPERPVCGPAAPINVDLELDRETNKLLEEISYPNSTALQDVDSSLTLVNNLDNILLTKREEVVNPPQAVPDSIFDGSLPLISNSDNNDQLSGVVPMISDLMKTEEQNAQLTETSFSDNDRTPRQTIEGVTVSSTSDSASGSSRASSVASESTSQFRMLPMVLPTIHEAGEVPNLSIFGPAVQSEESVNVEIPAISALLDNFEESQSRNDLPRFSIIGQSEESISESASSYSTQQESSSVEESSRATNLMAFSSTSIPAAPSLIKVSFDLLRNVTAEFDTKRFTNRNPLNPDGRVLGIGGFGEVFLALNLTTSYPVSAVKRLFPTNYKYREKFDRELEILSKYHHPNIVKLIGFSEDATLCLIYEYLPDGTLGAALDKSRKNQLRLAVGQRLSYLSGIAAALEYLHSPLVQVVHRDVTLANILLHRDTAKLCDFGLVKRIDSTTATEVSGTRPYISPEAMRGNITPALDVYSFGVVLAEVVTGEEVLTEVLPDGEGDLIERVTARGADLKSMVDRRVLENELPKWISSGKKLLELSNWCLRERFKRPSASAMRECVQKIIQEEF; this is encoded by the exons ATGACAACATACTCCCATTCTACGGAGATTCGCCAAGTGCAGTTCGAGCTGGACGGCCTGGTTAGTGTTCTGGAGCATGACTGGCGTACGCTGTTCTACCTAATCCCCAGACGGATTGCCGACGTCGAACAACCAGCCGGGAGCTATCCAATAAAGTACAACGGAGCGCAAGAGAG TGAGCTGGACAATTATGGAAAAGCGCAGAACACAGGTCGAGCACGCCTTCTTCTGGAAGAGTGGGGAACATCCGGACGAAAAGAAGAACGACCTACATTGGGACATCTGTACACTCTGGCCGTTAAAGGTGGCCTGTATCGAGCCGCTGATCACATAGCAAATCTCCTGAAGATACCCGAACCCGAGCGACCCGTTTGTGGTCCAGCAGCACCAATCAATGTGGATTTGGAACTGGATCGAGAAACAAATAAGTTGTTAGAGGAGATTTCGTATCCAAACTCAACTGCCTTACAGGATGTGGATTCATCTTTAACATTAGTAAACAATTTGGATAACATTCTACTGACAAAGCGAGAAGAAGTGGTCAATCCTCCTCAGGCTGTTCCGGATTCGATTTTCGACGGATCACTGCCTTTAATTTCCAACAGTGATAACAATGATCAATTAAGTGGAGTAGTGCCGATGATTAGTGATTTGATGAAAACAGAAGAACAAAATGCTCAGCTAACTGAAACTAGTTTTTCTGACAATGATAGGACTCCTAGGCAAACTATTGAAGGCGTAACAGTTTCTTCAACATCGGACAGTGCAAGTGGTAGCAGTAGAGCATCATCAGTAGCGAGTGAATCAACGTCTCAGTTTCGAATGCTGCCAATGGTGTTACCTACCATTCATGAAGCTGGTGAAGTGCCCAACCTCTCCATCTTTGGCCCTGCAGTTCAGTCGGAAGAAAGCGTAAATGTCGA AATACCCGCCATTTCAGCATTACTGGACAATTTCGAGGAGTCACAATCCAGAAATGATTTACCCCGATTTTCGATCATTGGTCAATCAGAGGAGTCGATCAGTGAATCTGCTTCATCATACTCAACCCAACAAGAAAGTAGTAGCGTTGAAGAATCCAGCAGAGCAACGAACCTAATGGCATTTTCTTCGACGTCCATCCCAGCTGCACCATCATTAATCAAAGTCTCTTTCGATTTGCTCAGAAACGTCACCGCCGAATTCGATACAAAGCGTTTCACGAATCGCAATCCTCTAAATCCGGACGGTCGAGTATTGGGGATTGGTGGATTTGGTGAAGTATTTTTAGCACTGAATCTTACAACTTCTTATCCCGTGTCTGCAGTGAAGCGATTGTTTCCTACCAATTACAAATATAGAGAAAAGTTCGATCGAGAGCTCGAGATACTTTCCAAGTATCATCACCCGAATATAGTGAAACTAATTGGTTTCTCGGAAGATGCTACGTTATGCCTAATATACGAGTATCTTCCGGATGGTACTCTGGGAGCAGCTTTAGACAAAAGTCGGAAAAACCAGCTGCGGTTAGCAGTTGGCCAACGTCTTAGCTATCTCTCCGGAATAGCTGCTGCTTTGGAATATCTTCACAGTCCGCTGGTACAAGTCGTACACCGGGATGTGACACTGGCGAACATTCTCTTGCACAGAGACACAGCCAAGTTGTGCGACTTTGGATTGGTGAAACGAATAGACAGTACAACAGCCACGGAGGTGAGTGGAACGAGGCCCTACATTTCACCGGAGGCTATGCGAGGTAATATTACACCGGCTCTAGATGTCTACTCGTTCGGGGTTGTGCTGGCTGAAGTGGTGACCGGAGAGGAGGTCTTAACTGAGGTGCTACCGGACGGCGAAGGAGATTTGATTGAACGCGTTACCGCGAGAGGGGCTGACTTAAAGAGCATGGTGGATCGTAGGGTTCTAGAGAATGAGCTCCCTAAATGGATTTCAAGTGGAAAGAAATTGTTAGAACTGTCGAATTGGTGCCTTAGAGAAAGATTTAAGCGACCATCCGCTTCAGCTATGCGGGAATGTgtacagaaaattattcaagaaGA